From Demequina capsici, one genomic window encodes:
- a CDS encoding L,D-transpeptidase family protein, translating into MRLRSLAATATAAIVAVTLAGCYVPPTPDEIEALHASFVASQSATPSITAEGPIVTYSPDPVEEETHLSYIATANESAIDVYTEPNGDVQQTIAAADVLTVPDSTPLTFLVETRATGWYQVYLPVRPNGTTGWVRADDVSVTTTNYWVEVDITHFTLTAYLGTVQVFQTAIGVGRDDRPTPGGVYYIRELLQVPDPQSIYGPYAYGLSGFQPVLDEFNGGEAIIGMHGTNDPSSIGKYVSSGCIRMPNDAITELATEVGLPLGTPVYIDQL; encoded by the coding sequence GTGAGGCTGAGGAGTCTGGCGGCGACGGCCACGGCGGCGATCGTCGCGGTGACCCTCGCGGGGTGCTACGTGCCGCCGACGCCGGACGAGATCGAGGCGTTGCACGCCTCCTTCGTCGCCAGCCAGTCGGCCACCCCGTCGATCACCGCAGAGGGTCCGATCGTCACCTACTCGCCGGACCCGGTGGAGGAGGAGACCCACCTCAGCTACATCGCCACCGCCAACGAGTCCGCGATCGACGTGTACACCGAGCCGAACGGCGACGTGCAGCAGACCATCGCCGCCGCCGACGTGCTCACCGTCCCTGACTCGACGCCGCTGACGTTCCTCGTCGAGACCCGCGCGACGGGGTGGTACCAGGTGTATCTGCCTGTCCGGCCCAACGGGACGACGGGCTGGGTGCGTGCGGACGACGTGTCGGTGACCACCACGAACTACTGGGTCGAGGTGGACATCACCCACTTCACGCTCACCGCCTACCTGGGCACGGTGCAGGTCTTCCAGACGGCGATCGGCGTCGGCCGTGACGACCGCCCGACGCCCGGCGGCGTCTACTACATCCGCGAGCTGCTCCAGGTGCCGGATCCGCAGAGCATCTACGGGCCCTACGCGTACGGCCTGTCCGGCTTCCAGCCCGTGCTCGACGAGTTCAACGGGGGCGAGGCGATCATCGGCATGCATGGCACGAACGATCCGTCGTCGATCGGCAAGTACGTCTCGAGCGGCTGCATCCGCATGCCGAACGATGCGATCACGGAGCTGGCGACCGAGGTGGGCCTGCCGCTCGGCACGCCTGTTTACATCGACCAGCTGTGA